One part of the Drosophila teissieri strain GT53w chromosome 3R, Prin_Dtei_1.1, whole genome shotgun sequence genome encodes these proteins:
- the LOC122619826 gene encoding 60S ribosomal protein L15 has product MGAYRYMQELYRKKQSDVMRYLLRIRVWQYRQLTKLHRSPRPTRPDKARRLGYRAKQGFVIYRIRVRRGGRKRPVPKGCTYGKPKSHGVNQLKPYRGLQSIAEERVGRRLGGLRVLNSYWIAQDASYKYFEVILIDTHHSAIRRDPKINWICKHVHKHRELRGLTSAGKSSRGIGKGYRYSQTIGGSRRAAWKRKNREHMHRKR; this is encoded by the exons ATGGGGGCTTACCGGTACATGCAGGAACTTTATAGGAAGAAGCAGAGCGATGTGATGCGGTACTTGCTACGTATTCGCGTTTGGCAATACCGTCAACTAACGAAATTGCATCGTTCTCCAAGACCTACTCGCCCGGATAAGGCACGACGTTTAGGATACCGAGCAAAGCAGGGATTCGTGATTTACAGAATCCGTGTTCGCCGCGGAGGTCGGAAGCGTCCAGTTCCCAAAGGATGCACTTATGGCAAGCCGAAGAGTCATGGTGTAAACCAATTAAAGCCCTATCGTGGCTTGCAATCCATTGCCGAG GAACGTGTTGGTCGTAGACTTGGCGGCTTGCGAGTTTTAAACTCGTATTGGATTGCGCAGGATGCttcctataaatattttgaagtAATCTTAATTGACACACATCACAGTGCAATTCGTCGTGACCCAAAAATCAACTGGATCTGCAAGCATGTCCATAAGCATCGTGAACTGCGTGGCCTTACATCGGCAGGAAAAAGTTCGCGCGGTATTGGCAAAGGGTATAGATACTCCCAGACTATTGGTGGATCTAGGCGTGCTGCTTGGAAGCGCAAGAACCGTGAGCACATGCACAGAAAACGATAA